In Vibrio hippocampi, the following are encoded in one genomic region:
- a CDS encoding ACP phosphodiesterase: protein MNFLAHLHIAHHCHSDLMGNLLGDFVKGNPDTQFVPPIANGIRLHRYVDSFTDAHPMVKQCKSQFSAPHRRFAGIALDMFWDHCLARYWHRFHPHSLEQFVLSAQARVLSQQAATDDLPDRFVTVSTSMWQQDWLLSYQEFDNIHYALKRMSQRSARMAPLALCFSDLERHYSDFSTQFITWYPTLLAESARYHAQLIEVKAFDAD from the coding sequence ATGAACTTTCTCGCACACCTGCATATCGCGCATCACTGTCACAGTGACCTTATGGGCAATTTATTGGGGGATTTTGTTAAAGGGAACCCAGACACACAATTTGTACCGCCCATCGCCAATGGGATCAGGTTACACCGTTACGTGGACTCGTTCACCGACGCTCATCCGATGGTAAAACAGTGCAAATCACAGTTTTCTGCGCCTCACCGTCGCTTTGCGGGTATTGCGTTGGATATGTTTTGGGATCACTGTCTGGCGAGGTATTGGCATCGATTTCATCCACACAGTTTAGAGCAATTTGTGTTATCGGCTCAGGCGCGAGTGTTAAGCCAGCAAGCGGCGACGGATGATTTGCCGGATCGCTTTGTGACGGTCTCCACCTCAATGTGGCAGCAAGATTGGTTGTTGTCTTATCAGGAGTTCGACAATATACACTATGCTCTAAAAAGGATGTCACAACGGAGCGCCAGAATGGCTCCCTTAGCGCTGTGCTTTTCCGACTTGGAGCGTCACTATAGCGATTTCTCGACACAATTTATCACTTGGTATCCCACATTGCTGGCAGAGTCAGCTCGCTATCATGCCCAACTTATTGAGGTGAAAGCGTTCGATGCGGATTGA
- a CDS encoding polysaccharide lyase family 7 protein, which produces MKHKYLKSVIASSVLLAVGCASTTESQFSNNKETGEPILVPVAITASTHDGNGPERLFDQDLSTRWSASGSGEWAMLDYGSVYDFDAVQVAFSKGNERQTRFDIQVSEDGQNWTTVLKDQISSGEVIGLERFQFEPAVKARYVRYVGDGNTKNGWNSVTEMAAINCDVNACPSAHIITSDVVAAEQTLIAEMAAAEKARKEARKDLRSGNWGAPAVYPCDTTVKCNTRTAMPVPTGLPDTPQAGNAPSDNFDLTQWYLSQPFDHDKNGKPDDVSEWNLANGYQHPDVFYTADDGGMVFKSFVKGVRTSANTKYARTELREMLRRGDQSIRTQGVNKNNWVFSSAPVADLKAAAAVDGVLEATLKIDHTTTTGDAHEVGRFIIGQIHDKDDEPIRLYYRKLPNQPTGSVYFAHENTITGGEQYFGLVGDMQAEVGDQGIALGEKFSYRIEVVGNTMTVTLSREGKDDVTQVVDMSESGYDQGGRYMYFKAGVYNQNINGEMDDYVQATFYKLKATHSKYEG; this is translated from the coding sequence ATGAAACATAAGTATCTAAAAAGTGTCATTGCTTCTTCTGTCCTATTGGCTGTTGGTTGTGCTTCAACCACGGAATCCCAATTCAGCAATAACAAAGAGACAGGTGAACCGATTTTGGTTCCTGTGGCGATTACCGCTAGCACTCACGATGGTAATGGTCCAGAGCGTCTGTTTGATCAAGACCTATCCACTCGCTGGTCAGCCAGTGGGTCAGGTGAATGGGCAATGCTGGACTATGGCTCTGTTTACGATTTTGATGCCGTACAAGTTGCGTTTAGTAAGGGTAACGAGCGTCAAACGCGTTTTGATATTCAAGTCAGTGAAGACGGTCAAAACTGGACGACGGTATTAAAAGATCAAATCAGCTCAGGCGAAGTCATTGGCTTGGAGCGCTTCCAGTTTGAGCCAGCGGTTAAGGCGCGTTATGTGCGCTATGTCGGCGATGGCAACACCAAAAACGGTTGGAACAGTGTGACTGAAATGGCAGCGATCAACTGTGATGTAAATGCATGCCCATCAGCACATATTATCACCTCTGACGTGGTTGCCGCTGAGCAAACTCTCATTGCAGAGATGGCAGCAGCAGAGAAAGCACGCAAAGAAGCGCGTAAAGATCTGCGTTCAGGCAACTGGGGCGCACCAGCGGTCTACCCTTGTGATACGACGGTGAAGTGTAACACTCGCACAGCAATGCCAGTCCCAACCGGATTACCGGACACACCACAAGCAGGTAATGCACCAAGCGATAACTTTGACCTGACTCAGTGGTATTTATCGCAGCCATTTGACCACGATAAAAATGGCAAGCCAGACGATGTGTCTGAGTGGAACCTAGCCAACGGTTATCAGCACCCTGACGTTTTCTACACGGCAGACGATGGCGGTATGGTATTTAAGTCATTCGTTAAAGGTGTGCGTACCTCAGCAAACACTAAATATGCGCGAACTGAACTGCGCGAAATGCTGCGTCGTGGTGACCAGTCTATCCGTACTCAGGGTGTTAACAAAAATAACTGGGTATTCAGCTCCGCACCTGTCGCTGATCTGAAAGCCGCGGCGGCGGTTGACGGCGTACTAGAAGCAACGCTAAAAATTGACCACACCACCACCACAGGCGATGCGCATGAAGTGGGTCGTTTCATCATCGGTCAGATCCACGACAAAGATGATGAGCCAATCCGTCTTTACTACCGCAAACTCCCTAACCAACCAACCGGTTCGGTCTATTTTGCGCATGAAAACACCATCACTGGCGGTGAGCAGTACTTCGGTCTAGTGGGTGATATGCAAGCGGAAGTGGGCGATCAAGGTATTGCGCTTGGTGAGAAGTTTAGCTACCGCATCGAGGTTGTCGGTAACACCATGACGGTGACTCTAAGCCGTGAAGGTAAAGACGACGTGACTCAAGTGGTTGATATGAGTGAAAGTGGTTATGACCAAGGCGGTCGCTACATGTACTTCAAAGCGGGTGTCTACAACCAAAACATCAATGGCGAAATGGACGACTACGTTCAAGCGACTTTCTATAAGCTAAAAGCGACACACAGCAAATATGAAGGTTAA
- a CDS encoding rhodanese-like domain-containing protein gives MLRRILLMVMAVLVSTPVLASSISEWLDDEKALIIDVRTPQEYQAGFITGAINIPVNSLSISLDQIPSDRPVVLYCRSGRRSSSALHFLQNKGYNNVYDGGGIDKMRAVVSKE, from the coding sequence ATGTTGCGACGTATATTATTGATGGTTATGGCGGTTTTAGTGAGCACTCCTGTGTTGGCGTCTTCCATAAGCGAGTGGCTTGATGATGAAAAGGCACTAATTATTGATGTGCGCACGCCACAAGAATACCAAGCCGGTTTTATTACAGGGGCTATTAATATTCCTGTTAATAGCCTGTCAATATCATTGGATCAAATTCCGAGTGATCGCCCAGTCGTTTTGTATTGCCGAAGTGGCCGACGTTCTTCATCCGCCCTACATTTTTTGCAGAACAAGGGATACAACAACGTTTATGATGGGGGTGGGATTGATAAGATGCGTGCTGTTGTGTCCAAAGAGTAA
- a CDS encoding YitT family protein: MDKDHTVKENLLALTVGSALVSLGVIIFNHVGLLTGGTAGLAIFITKVTSFSFGQVFFALNLPFYFLSITRMGWQFTLNTLIAVSIVSFAVDHLYHAIQFAHLDIVYAALIGGALIGMGVLVIFRHKMSLGGFNILALFIQERYGISAGKIQLALDSSIVVLSLFIVDISIVALSILGAIATNIILAMNHKPGRYQPIPRS, translated from the coding sequence ATGGACAAGGATCATACTGTTAAAGAAAACCTACTGGCATTGACTGTCGGTAGTGCACTCGTCTCTCTGGGCGTGATTATTTTCAACCATGTCGGCTTACTCACCGGCGGCACAGCAGGTCTGGCTATTTTTATCACCAAAGTCACCAGTTTTAGTTTTGGACAGGTCTTCTTTGCCCTCAACCTGCCGTTTTATTTTCTTTCTATCACTCGTATGGGATGGCAATTTACCCTCAACACCTTGATTGCGGTTTCTATTGTTTCTTTCGCCGTCGACCATCTCTACCATGCGATTCAATTTGCTCATTTAGATATTGTTTATGCGGCATTGATTGGCGGGGCTTTGATAGGTATGGGCGTGTTGGTCATCTTCCGCCACAAAATGAGCTTGGGTGGCTTCAATATTTTGGCGCTGTTTATTCAAGAACGCTACGGGATATCCGCAGGAAAAATCCAATTGGCACTGGATTCAAGCATTGTGGTCCTTTCGCTGTTTATTGTTGATATTTCCATTGTCGCCCTGTCGATCTTAGGGGCTATCGCAACCAATATCATCCTAGCCATGAACCACAAGCCAGGACGCTATCAACCGATTCCAAGATCCTAA
- the ahpF gene encoding alkyl hydroperoxide reductase subunit F, with the protein MLDQAMKQQLKAYLENLKTDIQLSLSLDNSETAGKLEALANDIAALSSKIAVVRDDNASDRKPIMQVVNPQKGTAIGFAGLPMGHEFTSLVLALLHSGNHPIKLEADTIEQIAALDGELNVEIFISLSCQNCPEVVQSFNMMSAINPNIKTTMIDGASFQDEVKQRDIMAVPSVFVNGELFGQGRMSLAEILNKVDTGAAKKQASRLNEKAPFDVLVVGGGPAGSSAAIYAARKGIRTGVVAERFGGQVMDTMAIENFISVKATTGPKLVASLEEHVKEYGVDIMTEQRAANIIGAEETEDGYIHVELESGAVLKSRTVITSTGARWREMNVPGEQEYRNKGVAYCPHCDGPLFKGKRTAVIGGGNSGIEAAIDLAGIVEHVTVLEFADTLRADQVLIDKANSTANIEIITMAQTTEVLGDGNRVTGLEYKDRNTGEIKQVELAGIFVQIGLMPNSEWLKETKVNLSPRGEIEIDAHGSTSLPGVFAAGDVTTVPYKQIIIAMGEGAKASLGAFDYLIRNPQPTKQAESVA; encoded by the coding sequence ATGTTAGACCAAGCAATGAAACAACAGCTAAAAGCTTATTTAGAAAACCTAAAAACCGACATTCAACTTTCACTCAGCCTTGATAATAGTGAAACCGCAGGCAAGCTTGAGGCTCTCGCGAACGATATTGCCGCGTTAAGTAGCAAGATCGCCGTAGTACGCGATGATAACGCCAGCGACCGTAAGCCAATTATGCAGGTTGTGAACCCACAAAAAGGCACAGCGATCGGTTTTGCGGGCTTACCGATGGGTCACGAATTTACCTCACTGGTTTTGGCTTTGTTGCACAGTGGTAACCACCCAATTAAATTAGAAGCCGATACGATTGAACAAATCGCCGCGCTAGACGGTGAGCTGAATGTAGAGATTTTCATCTCACTCTCGTGCCAAAACTGTCCTGAAGTGGTGCAATCATTCAACATGATGTCTGCGATTAACCCGAATATCAAAACCACAATGATTGACGGTGCGAGCTTCCAAGATGAAGTTAAACAGCGCGATATCATGGCAGTACCGAGCGTATTCGTAAACGGTGAGTTGTTTGGTCAAGGTAGAATGTCTCTGGCAGAGATCCTCAACAAAGTCGATACTGGCGCCGCGAAGAAACAGGCTTCTCGTCTGAATGAAAAAGCACCTTTCGACGTACTGGTTGTCGGTGGTGGTCCAGCGGGCTCTTCTGCCGCTATCTACGCTGCACGTAAAGGGATTCGTACCGGTGTTGTTGCGGAACGCTTTGGTGGTCAGGTCATGGACACAATGGCAATCGAGAACTTTATCTCAGTGAAAGCCACCACAGGTCCAAAACTGGTTGCTAGCCTAGAAGAACACGTTAAAGAGTATGGCGTTGACATTATGACCGAACAGCGCGCTGCCAACATCATTGGTGCGGAAGAGACAGAAGACGGTTATATCCATGTTGAACTAGAAAGTGGCGCCGTATTAAAGAGTCGCACTGTTATCACCAGCACTGGTGCGCGTTGGAGAGAAATGAACGTACCGGGTGAGCAAGAGTACCGCAACAAAGGTGTCGCGTACTGCCCACACTGTGATGGTCCACTATTTAAAGGTAAGCGCACAGCGGTTATCGGTGGCGGTAACTCTGGTATCGAAGCTGCGATTGACCTAGCCGGTATTGTAGAGCATGTGACGGTTCTTGAATTTGCTGACACATTGCGTGCCGACCAAGTGCTTATCGACAAAGCCAACAGCACAGCAAACATCGAAATCATCACGATGGCGCAAACCACTGAAGTGTTAGGTGACGGCAACCGTGTTACAGGTCTTGAATACAAAGACCGCAACACAGGTGAGATCAAGCAAGTTGAGCTAGCGGGTATCTTTGTACAGATTGGTCTAATGCCAAACAGTGAGTGGTTAAAAGAGACAAAAGTTAACCTATCACCACGTGGTGAGATTGAAATCGATGCTCACGGTAGCACAAGTCTACCAGGCGTCTTCGCTGCAGGTGATGTGACAACCGTACCTTACAAGCAAATCATCATTGCGATGGGTGAAGGTGCAAAAGCGAGCTTAGGTGCGTTTGATTATCTTATCCGTAACCCGCAACCAACAAAGCAAGCTGAGTCAGTCGCGTAA
- a CDS encoding DEAD/DEAH box helicase, whose protein sequence is MNPTHATDNEIRFEDFPLDDKLQHNVASLGYQQPTPIQAQAIPHLLQGSDILAGAQTGTGKTAAFGIPLIQALLDTPVSESAAHNAVRALVITPTRELAQQVFDNLEPLAKDTGLKIVAAYGGTSINVQTKNLKGGTDILVATPGRLLDHQHVRNITLAECHYLVLDEADRMLDMGFMPDLNRIIKRLPRERQTMMFSATFETRIKTLAYRLMQDPVEVQVTPENSTAETVKQMVYPVDKKRKHELLAYLIGSRNWQQVLVFTKTKQGSDALAKELKLDGINAVSINGDKSQGARQKALDDFKSGKVRALIATDVAARGLDIQQLEQVVNYELPYKAEDYIHRIGRTGRAGRAGFAVSLMSHDEHYLLEAIERLLDARLPQEWLEGFEPSPEPPVENESGRRKSGRSADKRKMKAKLKIHANRGKHKSR, encoded by the coding sequence ATGAACCCAACACATGCCACCGATAACGAGATCCGCTTCGAGGATTTCCCACTTGACGATAAGTTGCAGCACAATGTCGCCAGTTTAGGGTATCAACAACCGACACCTATCCAAGCTCAAGCGATCCCGCATCTGTTGCAGGGCAGCGATATTCTTGCGGGTGCACAAACGGGAACAGGTAAAACTGCGGCGTTTGGTATTCCATTGATACAGGCTTTACTCGATACGCCAGTCTCAGAATCCGCGGCGCATAATGCGGTACGTGCTTTGGTGATTACCCCGACGCGTGAGTTGGCGCAGCAAGTCTTTGACAACCTTGAGCCGTTAGCGAAAGACACAGGGTTAAAAATTGTTGCGGCGTATGGTGGCACCAGTATTAATGTGCAGACCAAAAATCTAAAAGGGGGCACCGACATTTTAGTCGCGACACCGGGTCGCCTTTTGGACCATCAGCACGTACGCAACATTACGCTCGCCGAGTGTCACTATCTTGTACTTGATGAGGCAGATCGCATGCTCGACATGGGCTTTATGCCGGATTTGAATCGCATTATTAAGCGTCTGCCACGAGAGCGCCAAACCATGATGTTCTCGGCGACGTTTGAAACGCGAATTAAAACCTTGGCTTATCGTCTGATGCAAGATCCGGTTGAGGTTCAAGTGACGCCGGAAAACTCCACTGCCGAGACGGTCAAGCAGATGGTGTATCCGGTGGATAAAAAGCGCAAGCATGAGTTGTTGGCGTATTTGATTGGCTCACGCAATTGGCAGCAGGTGCTAGTGTTCACCAAGACTAAGCAAGGGAGCGATGCCTTAGCCAAGGAGCTGAAACTTGATGGTATTAATGCAGTCTCGATTAATGGCGATAAGAGTCAAGGCGCGAGGCAGAAAGCGTTAGATGACTTTAAATCAGGCAAAGTGCGTGCACTTATCGCCACCGATGTTGCCGCGCGTGGTCTGGATATTCAGCAGTTGGAACAAGTAGTGAACTATGAGTTGCCATACAAAGCAGAAGACTATATTCACCGCATCGGTCGCACCGGTAGAGCTGGACGCGCTGGCTTTGCGGTTTCGCTGATGAGCCACGACGAACATTATCTATTAGAAGCGATAGAGCGACTATTAGATGCCCGTCTACCGCAAGAGTGGCTAGAAGGATTTGAGCCAAGCCCCGAGCCTCCGGTCGAGAATGAATCAGGTCGACGAAAAAGTGGACGCTCGGCAGATAAGAGAAAAATGAAAGCCAAGCTTAAAATTCACGCCAACCGCGGTAAGCATAAGTCGAGATAA
- a CDS encoding NUDIX hydrolase: protein MTVRTLHQWKTLALVEETIILPNHQQITHTMIQHPGAAVILPIDKAGNIVLLRQYRAAIKRWLIEIPAGTMEHGENPQDCAYRELIEETGLKAQSLTSLGEITPLAGFCDETQYLFLAKDLIPSNEFTADDDEVIERFTLTKQQLQQAIIDGEITDAKTIACFSKAVLCGLI, encoded by the coding sequence ATGACCGTCCGAACTCTACATCAATGGAAAACCCTCGCTTTAGTTGAGGAAACCATCATCCTGCCCAACCATCAGCAAATCACGCACACCATGATTCAACATCCCGGTGCCGCGGTGATTCTCCCTATTGATAAGGCGGGTAATATTGTGTTGTTGCGCCAGTATCGTGCTGCTATCAAGCGCTGGTTAATTGAGATCCCCGCAGGCACAATGGAGCATGGAGAGAACCCTCAAGATTGCGCCTATCGCGAATTGATTGAGGAAACCGGATTAAAAGCCCAGTCGTTGACGTCATTAGGGGAAATCACGCCCCTTGCTGGCTTTTGCGATGAGACGCAATACCTATTCTTAGCCAAAGATTTGATACCTAGTAATGAATTTACTGCCGACGACGATGAAGTCATTGAACGCTTCACACTAACAAAACAGCAATTGCAACAAGCGATTATTGATGGTGAAATCACCGATGCTAAAACCATCGCTTGTTTTAGCAAAGCCGTGCTTTGTGGATTAATTTAG
- the ltaE gene encoding low-specificity L-threonine aldolase, whose protein sequence is MDFRSDTVTQPTDAMRHAMANAPVGDDVYGDDPSVNELEQWAAQRHGFEAALFTSSGTQANLLALMSHCERGDEYLCGQQAHNYKYEAGGAAVLGSIQPQPIDNEPDGSLDFTKLAAAIKPDDFHFARTKLLSLENTINGKVLPLSYLAQAREFADQHQLQLHLDGARVYNAAVALEVDITEISQHFDSMTICLSKGLAAPIGSLLLGSKALIAKARRIRKMLGGGMRQAGILAAAGKLALTEQTLRLSDDHANAKALAIGLQQLAGFSVNPDFVHTNIVFAKVDPSIDIEAVCQQLATQGILVSPSNPIRFVTHKDVDSQDIAVLLEKLAECLN, encoded by the coding sequence ATGGATTTTCGTTCCGATACCGTAACCCAACCGACTGACGCTATGCGTCACGCAATGGCGAATGCACCTGTGGGTGACGACGTCTACGGAGACGACCCAAGCGTGAATGAATTGGAGCAGTGGGCAGCACAAAGACATGGTTTTGAAGCCGCACTGTTTACCAGTTCAGGCACCCAAGCTAATTTGTTGGCTTTAATGAGTCATTGTGAACGCGGCGATGAGTACCTTTGCGGTCAGCAAGCGCATAACTATAAATATGAAGCCGGAGGCGCGGCAGTATTGGGCTCGATTCAGCCTCAACCGATTGACAACGAACCAGACGGCAGTCTAGATTTCACCAAACTCGCCGCAGCGATTAAACCTGATGACTTCCACTTTGCTCGCACTAAACTATTGAGTCTCGAAAACACCATTAACGGTAAGGTACTGCCTTTAAGTTACCTCGCTCAAGCGAGAGAATTCGCCGACCAACATCAGTTACAGTTGCACCTTGACGGCGCTCGCGTCTATAACGCGGCGGTGGCACTAGAGGTTGACATCACTGAAATCAGCCAGCATTTCGATAGCATGACCATCTGCTTATCCAAAGGATTAGCAGCACCGATTGGTTCCCTATTACTGGGCAGCAAAGCGCTGATCGCCAAAGCACGTCGTATTCGTAAAATGCTCGGTGGCGGTATGCGCCAAGCGGGCATTTTAGCTGCTGCGGGTAAGCTCGCCTTAACAGAACAAACTCTGCGCTTGTCTGACGATCACGCCAACGCCAAAGCATTGGCGATAGGTTTGCAGCAACTTGCTGGTTTCTCTGTTAACCCCGATTTTGTGCACACCAACATTGTGTTCGCCAAAGTCGATCCGAGCATCGACATCGAAGCAGTATGCCAACAGCTCGCTACGCAAGGTATTTTGGTGTCACCCAGCAACCCTATCCGGTTTGTGACCCATAAAGATGTTGATTCGCAAGACATCGCGGTGTTGTTAGAAAAGCTAGCGGAGTGTCTAAACTAG
- the viaA gene encoding ATPase RavA stimulator ViaA, which yields MLGADSLNLAMMVAESGIIDAAVRDVVMQADLLSVGSDEGVKKSVTEHLSKWTENVKHRLIHSNHTHTLQDDLDQYQEVVYLSEDEFVYQFDTILAKIDSESPFYQQAHQLAASKDTLPNSIFARQFCRYWYDCLKQAVESGQQQTLDEQKSKLLKELYKRIETLKDMDHLSDTGKDESLGRLWDLAGGSLTKQDWKQIEQYSNYLAQHSELNDIANQLGRMAKEVDAPELNRAQAENQVQAEVQSDFATDDIVGIHVSNDINKLLPNETMYLAFPELETVFYQHLAEKRLLTYKSEGKQRSIRKLLTPTHSSGEADIEQGPIVIAVDASGSMQGSPEKCAKAMAYALLKIAAEQDRECQLILFSSSYVTYDFTSDNGLKEASDFLSYTFKGGTDFGKLLSYAVDAMSEERYINADLIVISDFIAPSQSDEIVAKVTALQGKYNRFHSLCLSKYGNPELMSLFDCQWRYHPSLMGRIAQSPAKGFNKAKSFFAQQFG from the coding sequence ATGCTTGGGGCTGATAGCCTAAACCTTGCCATGATGGTAGCGGAATCAGGAATCATTGATGCAGCAGTCAGAGATGTGGTTATGCAAGCCGATTTATTGTCGGTCGGTAGTGACGAGGGCGTAAAGAAAAGTGTCACTGAACATCTTTCCAAGTGGACCGAAAATGTAAAGCATCGCCTGATTCATTCCAATCACACCCACACATTGCAAGATGATTTAGACCAGTATCAAGAAGTGGTGTATCTCAGTGAAGACGAATTTGTGTACCAATTCGATACCATTCTTGCCAAGATCGACAGCGAATCGCCTTTCTACCAACAAGCCCATCAGTTAGCCGCGAGCAAAGACACCTTGCCAAACTCCATCTTCGCCCGTCAATTTTGTCGTTATTGGTATGACTGTCTCAAACAGGCAGTAGAAAGCGGTCAGCAGCAGACGCTTGATGAGCAAAAATCTAAGTTACTGAAAGAGCTATATAAACGAATTGAAACGCTGAAAGATATGGATCACCTGTCCGATACCGGTAAAGACGAGAGTTTGGGGCGTTTATGGGATCTGGCTGGGGGAAGCCTAACCAAACAAGATTGGAAACAGATCGAGCAATATTCGAATTACTTGGCGCAACACTCTGAGCTCAATGATATCGCTAACCAATTGGGCCGCATGGCGAAAGAGGTCGATGCGCCGGAGTTAAATCGTGCGCAAGCCGAAAATCAGGTACAGGCTGAAGTACAAAGCGATTTTGCCACCGATGATATCGTCGGTATTCATGTCAGCAACGATATCAATAAGTTGCTCCCTAATGAGACCATGTATCTCGCATTTCCAGAGCTTGAGACTGTGTTCTATCAACATCTTGCAGAGAAGCGATTACTGACTTACAAAAGCGAAGGCAAGCAGCGTTCGATTCGTAAACTGCTCACTCCCACCCATAGCAGCGGAGAAGCAGACATTGAGCAGGGTCCGATTGTGATTGCCGTTGATGCATCCGGTTCCATGCAGGGGAGCCCAGAAAAATGCGCGAAAGCGATGGCGTATGCGTTGCTTAAGATTGCTGCGGAGCAGGATCGTGAATGTCAGCTTATTTTGTTCTCCTCAAGCTATGTGACTTATGACTTTACCAGTGATAACGGCTTAAAAGAGGCGAGTGATTTTCTCTCCTACACCTTCAAGGGAGGCACAGATTTTGGCAAATTGCTTTCCTATGCGGTGGATGCGATGTCTGAAGAGCGTTATATCAACGCAGACTTGATTGTGATTTCAGACTTTATTGCCCCAAGCCAAAGTGACGAAATCGTAGCAAAGGTCACTGCGCTACAAGGCAAATACAACCGTTTTCATTCACTCTGCTTATCGAAATATGGCAATCCAGAACTGATGAGCTTGTTCGATTGCCAGTGGCGTTACCATCCAAGTCTAATGGGTCGTATCGCACAAAGTCCCGCCAAAGGTTTCAACAAAGCAAAAAGTTTCTTTGCTCAGCAGTTTGGGTAA
- a CDS encoding gamma-glutamylcyclotransferase family protein, whose product MNTVFVYGSLKQGFSNDHLMAEAKYLGDGTTQSSDYHLVSLGSYPAALKHGRHPIVGELYQVDDNTFHHLDLLEEHPDFYCREWVAIEDSNGEKVAAWLYILVADFDGEIPSFASQQPLFWSEALQVAQKPLRHEERKRKSNAR is encoded by the coding sequence ATGAATACTGTGTTTGTTTATGGCTCCCTGAAACAGGGGTTTTCTAACGACCACTTGATGGCTGAGGCTAAGTATTTAGGCGATGGCACAACCCAAAGCAGTGACTACCATTTGGTTTCATTAGGATCTTACCCCGCGGCACTCAAGCATGGTCGCCATCCTATTGTGGGCGAGTTGTACCAAGTGGATGATAATACGTTTCACCACTTGGATTTATTAGAAGAGCATCCGGATTTTTATTGTCGAGAATGGGTCGCTATCGAAGACAGCAATGGCGAAAAAGTGGCGGCGTGGCTGTATATCTTGGTGGCTGACTTTGACGGTGAAATCCCTAGCTTTGCATCGCAACAGCCCCTTTTTTGGAGTGAAGCGTTGCAAGTGGCACAAAAACCGCTGAGGCACGAAGAGAGGAAGCGGAAGTCAAATGCGCGATAA